The Pirellulales bacterium genome includes a region encoding these proteins:
- the coaE gene encoding dephospho-CoA kinase (Dephospho-CoA kinase (CoaE) performs the final step in coenzyme A biosynthesis.) has product MKILGLLGGVASGKSTVAELFRQRGAVVLDADKAGHEVLRMPAVRAAIGGRWGSAVIGADGEIDRAALARIVFAPPPDGPRELAELERITHPEIRKRLKTEAEALARQGTPLVVLDAPVMLKAGWDKLCDALAFVDCPAEQRLARAKERGWSEAEFQRREGAQEPVEEKRRLADFVLDNSGDVSYIRTQVERRWQALLKPEA; this is encoded by the coding sequence ATGAAAATTCTCGGTCTCCTCGGTGGTGTGGCAAGTGGGAAGAGCACGGTGGCGGAGTTGTTCCGGCAGCGCGGGGCGGTGGTTTTGGATGCCGACAAGGCTGGTCATGAAGTGCTGCGGATGCCGGCGGTGCGGGCGGCCATTGGCGGACGCTGGGGGAGCGCGGTGATTGGCGCGGACGGGGAGATCGACCGCGCGGCCCTGGCGCGGATTGTGTTTGCACCACCGCCGGATGGCCCCCGGGAATTGGCGGAACTGGAACGGATCACGCACCCGGAAATCCGCAAGCGGCTGAAAACGGAGGCCGAGGCATTGGCCAGGCAGGGGACACCGCTAGTCGTTTTGGACGCCCCGGTGATGTTAAAGGCGGGTTGGGACAAGCTGTGCGACGCGCTAGCATTTGTCGATTGCCCGGCCGAACAGCGATTGGCCCGGGCAAAGGAACGGGGGTGGAGCGAGGCGGAGTTCCAGCGGCGGGAGGGGGCGCAAGAGCCAGTGGAGGAAAAACGTCGGCTGGCGGATTTCGTGCTGGATAATTCAGGGGACGTAAGCTATATTCGAACACAGGTCGAACGCCGCTGGCAAGCGCTTTTGAAGCCAGAAGCTTAG